One Suncus etruscus isolate mSunEtr1 chromosome 13, mSunEtr1.pri.cur, whole genome shotgun sequence genomic region harbors:
- the LOC126025816 gene encoding keratin-associated protein 13-1-like, which translates to MSYSCCSGNYSSSSFGGCLQYPGSPCGGSSYSSNLGYGSGFGSPSACQMGSSFYNSSQEICTKPIRVQSSCGVPVSCQSSCFRSKPSTFCSPCRPTHPSCGSSGSYSLGYGHGSSYSLGCGSTGFKPQACGGTGFPSVSSGSGFSRPSYLISKPTHPSCYRPSCGSGF; encoded by the coding sequence ATGTCCTACAGCTGCTGCTCCGGAAACTACTCTTCTAGCTCCTTTGGTGGTTGCCTGCAATATCCTGGATCTCCCTGTGGTGGTTCTTCGTACTCCAGCAACCTGGGCTATGGCAGTGGATTTGGATCTCCCAGCGCTTGTCAAATGGGATCTTCTTTCTATAATAGCAGTCAGGAAATCTGCACCAAACCTATCCGAGTCCAGAGCTCCTGTGGAGTGCCTGTCTCGTGCCAGTCATCCTGCTTCCGCTCCAAACCCTCCACATTCTGCAGTCCCTGCCGGCCCACTCACCCCAGCTGTGGATCCAGCGGCAGCTACTCCCTGGGCTATGGACATGGTAGCTCCTACTCTTTGGGCTGTGGTTCCACTGGCTTCAAACCTCAGGCCTGTGGGGGCACTGGCTTCCCTTCAGTGAGCAGTGGCTCTGGATTCAGCCGCCCTTCCTACCTGATCTCTAAGCCCACCCACCCTTCTTGTTACAGACCATCCTGTGGATCTGGTTTCTAA